The DNA region CACATTTCCCCAGCCCATCTATTAAATCTTTTTTGATTTTTTTATTAACTAAAAGATAGTCAGGGGCGATACAAGTTTGTCCAGCGTTAATAAATTTACCCCAAGTAATTCGTCTGACAGTGTGTTCAAGATTAATGTCAGTATCTACGATACAAGGACTTTTACCACCCAATTCTAAAGTAACTGGTGTGAGATATTTTGCTGCTGCTGCCATAACGATTTTGCCTACGGCTGTACCACCAGTAAAAAAGATATGGTCAAACTTTTCTGCTAGTAGTTTTTGACTTGCTTCCACTCCTCCTTCAACTACTGCAATATAAGCAGGGTCAAAATTTTTGTTAATAATCTTAGCAATGACATCAGACGTATGAGAAGCAATTTCTGAAGGTTTGATAATTGTACAATTTCCGGCTGCGATCGCACCTACTAACGGTGAGATAATTAACTGAAATGGATAGTTCCAAGGCCCAATAATTAAAACAACCCCTAACGGTTCTGGATAAATTTTCGCCGAGTAGGAAAAAAAATCAAAAGAAACGGGTGCTTTTTTGGGCTTACTCCACTTTTGAAGATGTTTGATGGCGTAATCAATATCCTTAATTACGCTAATTTCTGTAAGGTAAGTTTCTACTTCTGGTTTATGTAAATCCGCTTGTAATGCCTCAACTATTGACTTTTCATGCTCGATAATTGCTTGCTTGAGATTTTTAAGTTGTTCAATGCGAAAATTTACATCTTTAGTTTTGCCCGTTTGAAAAAAATTTCGCTGAGTCTGGATAATATTGCCAATGTTAGATAATTCAGTGGTCATCATTGTTTTGCCCTATCAAAAACTATTTAATACTAATGCTATTATTTCAGCATATTTCATTCATCAATTTTTAGCGTTTGATTTTCTAAGTATCTTTTACTTTAAATTTTCGATAGATGGTAGTAAGCTTATAAATCATGAATTACCAGGATTAAAAATTGACAATTCATAATTTATAATTACTAATTTTTTCATGCTTTGGTAGGTAGAAGCACAATAAATACACTACCTTTGCCCAACTCAGAATTAAGTAGAATAATACCTTGATGTGCCTCGACAATTCGACGAGCAAGGTACAATCCTAAGCCACTACCAGAACTTTTATGGCTACCTTGACGAAATCGTTCAAATATAGTGGCTTGTTCTTCAGCAGGAATACCTGGGCCGGTATCCGCTATCTCAATACTAATATACTCAACGGAATTGGATTTTTCTAATAACTGAGATTGACTATTTTTACCAAACTGGTGTTGAGAAGTTAAACGAATAGTAACAGACCCAGAGTCGGTAAATTTGATCGCATTCCCTATAAGATTGGTGAATAGACGATACAGTTCTAAGCGATCGCCCATTACTGTTTTTGTGCTTGATTCCTCAGTAATGTCTAAATTTAGAGACAGTGTTTTGTCTTGAGCTAGAGGTGCTAATTCTCCAGTCACATCCTCTAGCAATTGGCTCAGATTAACTGGTTGAAACGCCAAAGTTTTGCGACCTGCTTCAAAGCGATAAACTTCTAATAAGGTATTAACCATAGAAAGCAGGTTGATATTGCTACGGGCCATGATGGCGATTACTTCCTGCATTTGCGGTGATAATGTTCCCAACGCACCTTGTTGAAATAGCATTAACATGCGATCGGCAGCTACCAAAGGAGTGCGTAAATCGTGGGTGAGGCGGGAGACAAAATCTTCTCGCTGGCGGGCAATTTCATCACGTTCATCCATACTATGCTTTAAGCGCAGGAGCGATCGCACTCGTGCCAGCAATTCATCTACTGTTACAGGTTTGCGGATAAAATCATCAGCACCCAAGTCTAATCCGTGGGCGACGTTGGGTGCATCATGGGCAGTAATCAGCAGTATGGGGATATATTGCGGCAATTTCATATCTCCACGAATATGCTTAGTGACTTCGTACCCATCCATATCTGGCATCATCAGATCCAGCAGAACCAAGTCACAAGGAGAAGCTTTCAATTCTGCTAAGGCTGAAATCCCATTTTCTGCGGTGCTAATGATGTAACCTTCTTCCTCCAAAATAGTTTTGATCAAAAACACGTTATCAGGAGAGTCATCAACAACTAGAATTTTGTCAGAGCGAGAAGATTGTGAAGTCATATAGATGCAAGGTACGAGGTAAAAGTAAATTTTTGTAAGACTAGCTGTAGTTATAACAATTTGTCTACCAAGTTTTTTAGTAAGCCTCCCTACCTAAGAAGTATTTTTTTACTATTAAATTGTGGCTGGTAAAATTTTAGCTTTGGATGCAGTAAATGGTTAAATGACTTATGGAGACTTTGATGTATCGCTTTCGGTAGAGAACTAGAGATATAATTGCGTAGGCGATCGCTGTAAAGAAACCCGCTTGCGAGAGTATCTCGAAATGCGATATTCACAGCATAAACCTGCTGAGAACTCAGGCTACAATTACACAATTTGCACTGCCTGAGTGTTAATTTCTGTTAAATCAGCCAATCTTACATCATTCGTAAACAATATTGCTTCAAGGGCGATATCTAGCAATAAGCCGCTCTATGTCTACGCAGGGTAAGCGCATCTAATTTTGTAGCTCTTGATACAGACAAAAAGCTTAAAACTCTATCTGAATATCAGTTTTTCATTCAAAATAGGACAAATTGTCGTAAATGATTGAAAAAACATGGGTCAAATAGCTTTTTATGTTTTTTGACCACATAAATACGAAAATGTCAATCCCACCCCTTGGCTCAGTGTAGTAATTTTGAACTTATTTGTGCTTTGGTTGAACCCCAAAACCACCGTGTCAATAGGGTTTGAGATGCGCTAACCCTGTATGTCTACGCTGATTTCCCAGAGTTGCAATCACTATTTTGGCAGTTTTATTAGCACACATAAATCATTAATTCCATTAACAAATCTGATAATTGAGCTTGGCACTTCTCCAAACCGCGTCTCTAGGAGTTTTGATAATCCCTTCTTGGTAACTTCTGACTTCAGTATATTGGTCTTTAAAACAAAAAGTACCTCTGTGCCATTGGTAAAACTGTCGCAGGTTCACAAATTAGCAACTCACCATCTGCCCTGACTTCGTATGTTTCTGGATCTACTTCAATGTGGGGTAGTGCATCATTCAGCTTCATATCCCGCTTACTCAATTGGCGTGTCCCAGAAACGGCAACTGCTGCTTTTTGTAAACCTAGCTGGCTGGGAATTTCGTTCTCTAAAGCTGCTTGCGAAACAAAAGTTAATGATGTAGCATGACGCGCCCCTGCAAAACTACCAAACATCGGGCGCATATAGACTGGTTGCGGTGTGGGAATACTGGCGTTAGCATCGCCCATTTGCGCCCATGCAATCATTCCGCCTTTAATGACCATCTCTGGTTTCACGCCAAAAAATGCCGGACGCCACAAACATAAATCTGCTAATTTTCCCTCTTCCACTGAACCCACATATTGAGCAATTCCGTGAGCGATCGCCGGATTAATCGTATATTTAGCAACATATCTTTTTGCTCTAAAATTGTCTGCTTTTTGCTCAGTTCCTTGTGCGTTAAGAGTTCTCCGTTGCACCTTCATTTTGTGAGATGTCTGCCAGGTGCGAATTATCACTTCGCCTACCCTTCCCATAGCCTGAGAATCGGAAGAAATCATGCTAAATGCCCCTAAGTCGTGCAAAATGTCCTCCGCAGCAATGGTTTCTCGACGGATGCGAGATTCGGCAAAAGCAACATCTTCGGCGATCGCTGGGTCGAGATGATGACATACCATCAACATATCCAGGTGTTCGTCTAAGGTATTCAGGGTATAAGGACGTGTGGGATTGGTGGAAGATGGTAGAACATTGGCTTGGCTGCAAACTTTGATGATATCTGGTGCGTGTCCGCCGCCTGCGCCTTCGGTATGGTAGGTGTGGATAGTACGATTCTTGAAAGCGGCGATCGTATCTTCGACAAATCCAGCTTCGTTTAGGGTATCAGTATGAATTGCTACTTGCACATCATACTCATCGGCAACACTGAGGCAAGTATCAATTGCTGCGGGTGTGGTTCCCCAGTCTTCATGAAGTTTTAATCCCATTGCACCGGCATTTACTTGTTCTACAAGTCCTTGGGGTTGACTGGCGTTACCTTTACCTAAAAATCCTAAGTTGACGGAAAAAGCATCAGCAGCTTGCAGCATTCGGTAAATATTCCAAGGGCCGGGAGTGCAGGTAGTGGCATTTGTACCTGTGGCTGGGCCAGTACCGCCGCCGATCATGGTGGTAATCCCAGAAGCGATCGCAACTTCAATTTGTTGGGGACAAATAAAATGAATATGGGCATCAATACCGCCAGCAGTGAGGATCATTCCTTCACCTGCTAAAGCTTCAGTTCCGGAGCCAATAATAATATCTACATTATCTTGAATATAAGGATTCCCGGCTTTACCAATTTTGAAAATCTTGCCATCTTTAATGCCAATATCCGCTTTGACAATACCCCACCAATCGAGAATTAAGGCATTAGTAATTACTAAATCTACAGCACCATCGGCGTTAGAAATTGGGGATTGTCCCATTCCGTCTCTGATAACTTTTCCGCCGCCAAATTTCACTTCATCGCCGTAGGTAGTGAAATCTTGTTCAACTTCAATAAATAATTCTGTGTCTGCAAGTCGGATGCGATCGCCTATTGTTGGGCCGTATGTTTCAGCGTAGGCGCGGCGATCCATTCTATAAGGCATATAAAATCCTTTTTTTAACGCAAAGGGACGCAAAGGAAAGCGCAGAGGTACGCAGAGGGTTTTTAGAGGTTTCCGTTAATTTTGGCGTTGAAGCCGTAGACTTGGCGAGTACCAACGAGGGGGACTAGAGTTATTTCTTTTTCGTCGCCTGGTTCAAAGCGAACTGCGGTTCCGGCGGGGATATCTAGGCGCATTCCTCGCGCTTGTTCTCTATCAAAGTTTAAAGCGGTGTTAACTTCATAAAAGTGATAATGGGAACCGACTTGTATGGGGCGATCGCCTGTATTTGACACTTGTAATTTTATAGTTGGACGACCAACATTTAGCTCAATTTCACCTGCTGGTGTAATAATTTCCCCAGGAATCATAATAAATTAAAAAATTAACGAATTGGATTATGTACTGTCACTAACTTTGTACCATCAGGAAAAGTAGCTTCAACCTGCACATCATGCACCATTTCTGATATCCCTTCCATGACATCATCCCGCGTTAAGAGTGTTGTACCATAACTCATTAATTCAGCTACAGTTTGCCCATCTCTTGCCCCTTCTAAAATAGCAGCAGAAATATAAGCAACTGCTTCAGGATAATTTAGTTTTAAACCCCTTTCCTTGCGTCTTTCTGCTAATAAAGCAGCTGTAAAAATCAATAGCTTATCTTTTTCCTGCGGGGTAAGTTGCATTCTTCTCTCCCTCTTGGCGTTCTTGGCGTCTTGGCGGTTCGTTTAAACCTGCCACACTCTTGGTATACAATTACCACGATTCAGAAAAGAAACTCGCAACAACTGCCAAACATCAATAAACCAGTTTCTCACCTCAGATGTAGAAGCACCGCGATATCGACATAATAATCCATGTTGTAATCGACAAACACCCGCTTCACCTTCCCCGCCCCACAAACTTCGCGTTTTTTCCAAAATTTCTGCCGAAACTGTACCACCGACCCAAACTAAACTACCTACTATTGGTTTTCCAGCCAAGCCGTGGGGACTGTGGAAAATGTCTTCGCTACCCGGTAAGTATTGCCGATCAATCCATAAGGGAACATCTTTTTGCCAAATTTCGGTATGCGATCGCCATTCCCCTTGCAAGAATTTTTCTCCTCTAGCACTGCGACCAAATCGGGTAATTTCCCAGCCTAACCAACTGCCCCCGGTTGCTAATTCTACCCGTAAATCTTGCCGATAAATCGCGTCGTTAAATAAAATTGTCTCTTGCGGCAACCACTCTAAACAAGCACCAGTATCAACTTGCATCTGGATGGTTTGTCTAGCTTGTAAGCCATTACTGCGATATATCTTGCTTGCAGCAGCTGTAGTGATTAAGGCTTGGGTTTGGGGTTGGAGGTGGATGTTAGAGGATAAGCGATCGCCTCCTACCATTCCCCCAGCCGTGTGTAAAATTACGCTATGACAAATTCCCCCTTCTGGATAAAATGGGCGTTGTACCTTTAGGGGCGCTTGTTGGTGATTATAAATTAATTGGGTTTTACCCTGGCGATCGGCATAGACTAAATTAAGTTTGCCATGCCAACCTTCTGCTATTTGCGGATTGCAGGTCATTTATAAATTCAAGATTAAAGTTCAGATATCTTATATTTATTTAATATATTGTCTGTTATTTTTCCTGCAATTTATCATAATTTTTCGCCAATATTACATAATCATCTAATGTATAGTGTAAGTGATGCTTCTGACCAAAATACTGTTGGAGTATTGGACTCATATACACTTGATTTGGTAATTTTTTTCGAGCAAACTTACCAAATTCAACCCCAGACATAGGTATTCTTGAATCTGTTGAGGTTAGATATTTATACCAAACTAACTCTAAACCCAATTCTGTCAAAAATTTATGCACTACATTTTTTTCCTCTTCTTGATTTTCGACTTGGTGAACATCGGAAATTTTAAATAATTTTTTATCTTGCACAATTAGTAGAACATAACCTGAATTTTTTAAGCTAGTGGTAAATATTTGCTTGTAAGTATTATTAGCTTCAACCCTTTTGCCTGGATCTGCAAAGAAACAGTGGGAAATTACGATAAAGTCAAAAAAGTCTTTTGGTAGATTATTCGATTGAGTTTTCCAATTAAAAATATCGGTAGTAACAAAGCGGAAGAAAGCATTTACTGGAGTTAGACGCGACTCTATATATCGCCGCCAAAACTGAAGTCCACGAAATTGGAAGGCATCTTGTTTTTCTAAAGAGTAGTAAGATATGTGCATTTGCGGGATATGAAAAAAACCGCTACTACTTTGGAGAAATAAAGCTAAACCATAAGCAACTGTTCCTGGGCCTGCTGCAATATCAAGAATATTAACCTTACTTGGTAGTAAAGCATTCTGGTAAATGAGAAACCAAGCTAAATATATACAATATACATTTTCTAAAAAATACTTCATAAAGTAGACATGAGGAGTTAGACTAAAACGGTAGTCTGGGTCTTGTCCAATTTTTAAGTTATTAATATCCTCAAGAGCGTCTTCTAACTTAATTAATAACTGTTTATCAGGAATCCTACTAAATTCTTCTTTAAGATATTCAACTAAACTTGATTCAAAATCATCAAATATCCGTTCATCAATACCAGTAGATTGCAATTTATATTCATCGTGGTGTATTAACTTAAAAACTTTATAGATATATTTAACAAATTCCTCATCTGGCATTAATATAAGATAAGATTATCTTTTTGCTGGGATGCTTCTGTTAGTTGTTTACCTAAAGTTTCTGTTTGTCGTTTGTATTCTTGGGAATAACGTTCAAGTTGAAGTTTATCTCTAAATAGTTTTTCTAACCATGAGAATCTTGCACCTGATTGTTGAATCTCTTGCAATAGTTGGACTGCACGTCGGATCTCCCCGCGTTTTAAAGATAATTTTAACTGCTGACTTCGCCACCAATTAATGATAGGATTATTCATAAAAAAATCCCTCTTTACCTTCCATAATTTCTACACCTGGAAGCCGACAAATTAGCTTTTCCTTAAATTTCCTATAGCTTAATTTCTCATTTTCATACCACCAAGAGTATTTTTGCTTAATTTCTTCAGCTTCTTGGCGAGTTGATGCTATGAGAGAACGACTGTGGTTAGCATGAAAAGCTTGAATTACAATCCTATCGGCGATGGCTAGTTTTTCAATAAAAGCAGCTTCATCAGTTGCTAAAGTAGGAAGTAGAGGGGTAATAGTAATAGAAATTTTAGGAAGAAAACCTTTGAAGTAATCAATACTTTGTTTTATTTTACTAATAGCATTTAGTCTAGCTTTAATACTGGGCGATCGCGGTTCAAAATCCTTTCTTACTAATTCGCTCCCAGTGGGAATGCTCATATTAATTCGCAATCGCTTAAATCGTTGTAAATAATCAATGTCTCTAACAATAATTGGGCTACGAGTTTGAATCACCAAGGTTGGAGTTGGATAACCGTCAATCCCCATATCTAGCATTACCTCCAACAACCGACGAGTCAATTGATGTTTAGACTCAAGTGGTTGATAAGGATCGGTAACGCTACTCATGTATATACTAGGAGGAGTCTGGGGATTTTTTTCATACCATTTTTTTAATTCTTTCGCTAAAATCTCAGCAGCATTTTGTTTAAAAATTACCCATTTACCCCAATCTTGGCGCATTTGAGCATTAGGAGTAAATGCAGCAGCATAGCAATAACTACAACCGTATTGACATCCCCTGTAAGGATTTAGAGTAAAATCATAATTACCAATAAAACCAGTAGCTTTTGTTAAGAGTGATTTAGCATTTTGTGCATAAACATTGACATCTCCAAACTTTTCTCTGACTAATTTCGTAGGAATGCATTCGCAATAACCTTCATATTTTGGTTGTGCCATGTGAATCCTGATATTGATTGAGAGTGAATTAACGCACCCTACTTCTTATGATTCCCATTTTTATTTTTAAATTACTTCACCAAGGTGTACGCTAGTGCGATAGACCATATAGACAAAACCACTTTCATCACGAAAGCGCTGATATAATTCTTGAAACCTATCAATAAGCTGTTCATATCCCAAGCCTTCACGCGGAAGGTAAGAAACACTCATTGCTCGTCCAATAAGTCCAGTTAAATCTAACTTTTGTTTATAAGTAAAATTATATTCACGGATATTAATAAAAGGGGGAGTTACTAACAATGGCTCTACCGATTGCATTCGAGATTCTGCTGGGTGATTATTAGATGCTTCGCGGATTATTCGGCTATATTCTGTAGTTAAATCATCTTCTCGATCGCGGTTATTCCACACTACAGCCAAGCGTGCTGATGGTTTTAAAATGCGGTGGAATTCCAATAAAGTTGGTTCGGGATTGAACCAGTGGAAAGCTTGAAAACAAGTAACTAAATCAACTGAATTATCAGGTAGTTGGGTAAATTCTGCTGTTCCATCACGAAACTCTATTAAAGGATGTGGTTTAGCAGCTTCTCGCATTGCCGCGTTTGGTTCTATGGCTATGACATTAACTCCCCGTTCAGCTAACAATCTTGAAGCAATTCCTGTACCAGCACCAATATCTGCTGCTACAAGTTGTGAATTTTCACCTAATCCTTCCAAGATAATATCAATTGCATCTGCGGGGTAGCTTGGCCGATATTTTACATAATCCTCTGCTCTGTCAGAAAATCGGTTGAGTGGGTTTAAGGTATGTAAGGGGGTTGTTTCAGGATTAATTTGGCTCATGGGTTTTTATGGAAAAGTAGAAATGCGTAGGCGTAGCTCGTCGTAGACATTGCTGTAGTTCATAAAAGCGATATCATAACAATTAAACCGCTCTAAACAGTAACATCTACATACAATAATGGAAAGATTGCTAAACATCCACATTGAAAAATTACCT from Nostoc commune NIES-4072 includes:
- the ureA gene encoding urease subunit gamma; its protein translation is MQLTPQEKDKLLIFTAALLAERRKERGLKLNYPEAVAYISAAILEGARDGQTVAELMSYGTTLLTRDDVMEGISEMVHDVQVEATFPDGTKLVTVHNPIR
- a CDS encoding class I SAM-dependent methyltransferase, translated to MSQINPETTPLHTLNPLNRFSDRAEDYVKYRPSYPADAIDIILEGLGENSQLVAADIGAGTGIASRLLAERGVNVIAIEPNAAMREAAKPHPLIEFRDGTAEFTQLPDNSVDLVTCFQAFHWFNPEPTLLEFHRILKPSARLAVVWNNRDREDDLTTEYSRIIREASNNHPAESRMQSVEPLLVTPPFINIREYNFTYKQKLDLTGLIGRAMSVSYLPREGLGYEQLIDRFQELYQRFRDESGFVYMVYRTSVHLGEVI
- a CDS encoding hybrid sensor histidine kinase/response regulator, with the protein product MTSQSSRSDKILVVDDSPDNVFLIKTILEEEGYIISTAENGISALAELKASPCDLVLLDLMMPDMDGYEVTKHIRGDMKLPQYIPILLITAHDAPNVAHGLDLGADDFIRKPVTVDELLARVRSLLRLKHSMDERDEIARQREDFVSRLTHDLRTPLVAADRMLMLFQQGALGTLSPQMQEVIAIMARSNINLLSMVNTLLEVYRFEAGRKTLAFQPVNLSQLLEDVTGELAPLAQDKTLSLNLDITEESSTKTVMGDRLELYRLFTNLIGNAIKFTDSGSVTIRLTSQHQFGKNSQSQLLEKSNSVEYISIEIADTGPGIPAEEQATIFERFRQGSHKSSGSGLGLYLARRIVEAHQGIILLNSELGKGSVFIVLLPTKA
- a CDS encoding urease accessory protein UreD, with amino-acid sequence MTCNPQIAEGWHGKLNLVYADRQGKTQLIYNHQQAPLKVQRPFYPEGGICHSVILHTAGGMVGGDRLSSNIHLQPQTQALITTAAASKIYRSNGLQARQTIQMQVDTGACLEWLPQETILFNDAIYRQDLRVELATGGSWLGWEITRFGRSARGEKFLQGEWRSHTEIWQKDVPLWIDRQYLPGSEDIFHSPHGLAGKPIVGSLVWVGGTVSAEILEKTRSLWGGEGEAGVCRLQHGLLCRYRGASTSEVRNWFIDVWQLLRVSFLNRGNCIPRVWQV
- the ureC gene encoding urease subunit alpha, which codes for MPYRMDRRAYAETYGPTIGDRIRLADTELFIEVEQDFTTYGDEVKFGGGKVIRDGMGQSPISNADGAVDLVITNALILDWWGIVKADIGIKDGKIFKIGKAGNPYIQDNVDIIIGSGTEALAGEGMILTAGGIDAHIHFICPQQIEVAIASGITTMIGGGTGPATGTNATTCTPGPWNIYRMLQAADAFSVNLGFLGKGNASQPQGLVEQVNAGAMGLKLHEDWGTTPAAIDTCLSVADEYDVQVAIHTDTLNEAGFVEDTIAAFKNRTIHTYHTEGAGGGHAPDIIKVCSQANVLPSSTNPTRPYTLNTLDEHLDMLMVCHHLDPAIAEDVAFAESRIRRETIAAEDILHDLGAFSMISSDSQAMGRVGEVIIRTWQTSHKMKVQRRTLNAQGTEQKADNFRAKRYVAKYTINPAIAHGIAQYVGSVEEGKLADLCLWRPAFFGVKPEMVIKGGMIAWAQMGDANASIPTPQPVYMRPMFGSFAGARHATSLTFVSQAALENEIPSQLGLQKAAVAVSGTRQLSKRDMKLNDALPHIEVDPETYEVRADGELLICEPATVLPMAQRYFLF
- a CDS encoding photosystem II assembly protein; protein product: MPDEEFVKYIYKVFKLIHHDEYKLQSTGIDERIFDDFESSLVEYLKEEFSRIPDKQLLIKLEDALEDINNLKIGQDPDYRFSLTPHVYFMKYFLENVYCIYLAWFLIYQNALLPSKVNILDIAAGPGTVAYGLALFLQSSSGFFHIPQMHISYYSLEKQDAFQFRGLQFWRRYIESRLTPVNAFFRFVTTDIFNWKTQSNNLPKDFFDFIVISHCFFADPGKRVEANNTYKQIFTTSLKNSGYVLLIVQDKKLFKISDVHQVENQEEEKNVVHKFLTELGLELVWYKYLTSTDSRIPMSGVEFGKFARKKLPNQVYMSPILQQYFGQKHHLHYTLDDYVILAKNYDKLQEK
- a CDS encoding urease subunit beta, with product MIPGEIITPAGEIELNVGRPTIKLQVSNTGDRPIQVGSHYHFYEVNTALNFDREQARGMRLDIPAGTAVRFEPGDEKEITLVPLVGTRQVYGFNAKINGNL
- a CDS encoding aldehyde dehydrogenase gives rise to the protein MMTTELSNIGNIIQTQRNFFQTGKTKDVNFRIEQLKNLKQAIIEHEKSIVEALQADLHKPEVETYLTEISVIKDIDYAIKHLQKWSKPKKAPVSFDFFSYSAKIYPEPLGVVLIIGPWNYPFQLIISPLVGAIAAGNCTIIKPSEIASHTSDVIAKIINKNFDPAYIAVVEGGVEASQKLLAEKFDHIFFTGGTAVGKIVMAAAAKYLTPVTLELGGKSPCIVDTDINLEHTVRRITWGKFINAGQTCIAPDYLLVNKKIKKDLIDGLGKCVKEFYGDNPANSPDYARIISQKHFDRLVNFLKDGEVIIGGETQPSECYIAPTVVDNVSLEDSVMQEEIFGPILPIIEYTDIAEAIALINSKSKPLALYLFSQNKNLQNRVLQETSSGGVCINDTVMQVGVSSLPFGGVGDSGIGNYHGKASFDTFSHNKSVLQNSFWLDLKWRYAPYQGKLPLIKKLLG
- a CDS encoding SPL family radical SAM protein: MAQPKYEGYCECIPTKLVREKFGDVNVYAQNAKSLLTKATGFIGNYDFTLNPYRGCQYGCSYCYAAAFTPNAQMRQDWGKWVIFKQNAAEILAKELKKWYEKNPQTPPSIYMSSVTDPYQPLESKHQLTRRLLEVMLDMGIDGYPTPTLVIQTRSPIIVRDIDYLQRFKRLRINMSIPTGSELVRKDFEPRSPSIKARLNAISKIKQSIDYFKGFLPKISITITPLLPTLATDEAAFIEKLAIADRIVIQAFHANHSRSLIASTRQEAEEIKQKYSWWYENEKLSYRKFKEKLICRLPGVEIMEGKEGFFYE